The Punica granatum isolate Tunisia-2019 chromosome 4, ASM765513v2, whole genome shotgun sequence genome has a window encoding:
- the LOC116203952 gene encoding switch 2, protein MSLQALKETLKPCSSLPSSSFTFSASPVKLSQELEPRKPPKSSLSQQLLRLHEDGDPFPLPKAPPEIKGKEARAQFKQEDIKEEKDDEEEDEEEEGDRGRVKFGGPRSVPFQFDHTGPFEPLPLSSPGEAPLVQVPASINCRLLEHQREGVKFLYRLYKNNHGGILGDDMGLGKTIQAIAFLAAIFRKDGESSENASSKENQLGKKGPVLIVCPTSVIHNWESEFSRWSSFTVSIFHGASRELILEKLKAQGIEVLITSFDTYRIHGSILSDVKWEVVIVDEAHKLKNEKSKLYTAFADMKTLRRIGLTGTVMQNKIMELFNLFDWVAPRSLGNREHFREFYEEPLKHGQRSTAPESFVRIADERKQHLVSVLRKYMLRRTKEETIGHLMMGKEDNVVFCAMSELQKRVYRRILQIPDIQCLINKDLPCSCGSPLSQVECCKRTVPDGIIWPYLHRDNPDGCDWCPFCIVLPCLIKLQQVSNHLELIKPNPRDEPDKQRKDAEFAAAVFGPDINLVGGNAQNESFMGLSNVKHCGKMRALEKLMFSWSSRGDKILLFSYSVRMLDILEKFLIRKGSSFSRLDGSTPTNLRQSLVDDFNSSPSKQVFLISTRAGGLGLNLVSANRVVIFDPNWNPSHDLQAQDRSFRFGQKRHVVVFRLLAAGSLEELVYSRQIYKQQLSNIAISGKMEKRYFEGVQDCKEFQGELFGICNLFRDLSDKLFTSEIIELRDSKELEGGSLPTRESDSTHLGTHSIHQDESATSISVDTKAIDPERTATTKLTLEDLGIVYAHRNEKVVNFGRGIEGSPKGEPSQDNELKGPAVKRKLDHKVLEQRDTTARDQKKAQFKLIAQFKGLNELEFSRWLISATPSEREKVLGDFKKRKQKKIAEY, encoded by the exons ATGTCGCTGCAGGCATTGAAGGAGACCCTGAAGCCATGCTCGAGCCTCCCCTCATCCTCCTTCACCTTCTCCGCCTCCCCCGTCAAGCTGTCCCAAGAGCTCGAGCCCCGGAAACCCCCCAAGTCTTCTCTCTCCCAGCAGCTCCTCCGCCTTCATGAAGACGGAGACCCTTTTCCTCTGCCGAAAGCTCCTCCCGAGATCAAGGGAAAGGAAGCACGAGCCCAATTCAAGCAAGAAGATATAAAAGAGGAGAAGGAtgacgaggaggaggatgaggaagaagaaggggacAGAGGGAGGGTGAAATTCGGTGGGCCCAGGTCGGTTCCGTTTCAGTTTGATCACACCGGACCCTTCGAGCCGCTGCCCTTGTCTTCTCCGGGAGAAGCTCCTCTCGTTCAG GTTCCTGCATCTATCAACTGCAGGTTGCTTGAGCATCAAAGAGAAGGTGTCAAGTTCTTATACAGGCTATATAAGAACAATCATGGAGGTATCCTTGGGGATGACAT GGGGCTTGGAAAGACAATTCAAGCAATTGCATTTCTCGCTGCTATTTTCAGGAAGGACGGGGAATCCAGTGAAAATGCAAGCTCAAAGGAAAACCAGTTGGGGAAGAAGGGACCCGTGTTGATAGTTTGCCCTACCTCTGTAATTCACAACTGGGAAAGTGAATTTTCTCGATGGTCCAGCTTCACTGTTTCTATCTTTCACGGGGCAAGCCGTGAACTTATTCTCGAGAAATTAAAGGCTCAGGGAATTGAAGTGCTCATAACAAGTTTCGACACGTATAGGATCCATGGTTCCATCTTGTCAGATGTTAAATGGGAAGTCGTGATTGTTGACGAGGCACATAAGCTTAAGAATGAGAAGTCGAAGCTTTATACTGCTTTTGCAGATATGAAGACTTTAAGGCGTATTGGTCTAACAGGAACTGTTATGCAGAACAAAATCATGGAACTGTTCAATCTCTTTGACTGGGTTGCGCCACGATCTTTGGGAAACCGGGAACACTTTCGAGAGTTCTATGAGGAACCCCTAAAGCATGGGCAAAGATCCACTGCTCCTGAGAGTTTTGTTCGAATAGCTGATGAGAGAAAGCAGCACTTAGTTTCGGTGCTTCGCAAGTATATGCTGCGGAGGACAAAGGAAGAGACTATTGGGCATCTCATGATGGGGAAGGAAGATAATGTTGTGTTCTGTGCCATGAGCGAATTGCAGAAGAGGGTGTACAGGAGAATATTGCAGATACCGGATATTCAGTGTCTAATAAATAAAGACCTTCCTTGTAGCTGTGGGAGCCCTCTAAGTCAAGTGGAGTGTTGCAAGAGAACAGTTCCTGATGGGATCATATGGCCTTACCTTCACAGGGACAATCCCGATGGTTGTGATTGGTGCCCGTTTTGCATCGTACTTCCTTGCCTTATTAAGCTCCAACAG GTTAGCAATCATCTCGAGCTGATTAAGCCTAATCCCAGGGATGAACCAGATAAGCAAAGGAAGGATGCGGAATTTGCAGCAGCTGTTTTTGGGCCTGATATTAACTTGGTCGGCGGGAATGCCCAGAATGAGAGCTTCATGGGTCTAAGCAATGTTAAGCACTGTGGTAAGATGCGGGCACTTGAGAAATTAATGTTCTCATGGTCCTCTCGAGGAGATAAAATTCTGCTTTTCAGTTACTCTGTGAG GATGCTGGACATATTGGAGAAATTTCTTATACGGAAAGGCTCTTCCTTCTCAAGACTTGATGGTTCCACTCCGACGAACTTACGTCAATCTCTTGTTGACGACTTCAACTCTAGTCCAAGCAAACAG GTGTTTCTTATATCAACTCGAGCTGGTGGCCTGGGCTTGAATCTTGTGAGTGCAAATCGTGTGGTGATATTCGATCCTAATTGGAATCCCTCCCACGACTTACAGGCCCAAGACAGGTCATTCCGTTTCGGGCAAAAGAGGCATGTCGTTGTCTTCCGCCTACTTGCCGCTGGCTCCCTAGAGGAACTTGTTTATTCCCGTCAGATTTATAAGCAGCAGTTGTCAAACATAGCTATTTCGGGTAAAATGGAAAAGAGATACTTTGAAGGTGTTCAG GATTGCAAGGAATTCCAAGGAGAGCTCTTTGGTATCTGCAATTTGTTCCGAGATCTGTCCGACAAGCTATTCACGAGTGAAATCATCGAACTACGTGATAGCAAAGAGCTAGAAGGAGGTTCTTTACCTACAAGGGAATCAGATTCTACACATCTTGGGACACATTCCATCCATCAAGATGAAAGTGCTACATCCATATCTGTGGATACAAAGGCGATCGATCCGGAGAGAACTGCCACTACTAAGCTAACTCTTGAAGATCTGG GCATTGTCTATGCTCATCGGAATGAGAAAGTCGTGAACTTTGGGCGTGGAATTGAGGGGAGTCCCAAAGGAGAGCCATCTCAGGACAATGAGTTGAAGGGTCCTGCAGTTAAGAGAAAACTGGATCATAAGGTCCTGGAACAACGTGATACGACTGCAAGGGATCAAAAGAAGGCACAGTTCAAGCTTATTGCTCAGTTCAAGGGCCTGAACGAGCTCGAATTCAGCAGGTGGTTGATCTCTGCAACTCCTTCAGAGAGGGAAAAGGTACTTGGCGACTTCAAGAAGAGGAAGCAAAAGAAGATTGCTGAATATTGA
- the LOC116203956 gene encoding protein RALF-like 19 — MIRNPIQIKTFSSDPQLLLILFATLSTITVMESLLFNARWVLDYLHTNRGKVLIRAGSFGTSPRKLVQKARYISYDALKKNSIPCSQRGQSYYNCEKQGEANPYKRGCSVITHCARFTD; from the exons atgatacgCAACCCAATTCAAATCAAAACCTTTTCTTCAGATCCCCAG CTTCTCTTGATTCTGTTCGCGACTCTGTCCACGATCACGGTCATGGAGTCCTTGCTGTTCAACGCCCGCTGGGTCCTCGACTACCTTCACACCAATCGGGGTAAGGTCCTGATCAGGGCCGGATCATTTGGAACAAGCCCCAGAAAGCTTGTGCAGAAGGCGAGGTACATCAGCTACGATGCCCTGAAGAAGAACAGTATCCCATGTAGCCAGAGAGGCCAGTCCTACTACAATTGCGAGAAACAGGGGGAGGCCAATCCATACAAGCGCGGATGCAGTGTCATTACGCATTGCGCGAGATTTACTGATTAG
- the LOC116206042 gene encoding O-acyltransferase WSD1-like, with protein sequence MLEESASYNGGGSEPASPISQYLNSSVLSISILGVLEFEVPLDDLESQVIPLLSNVFLPLSPRFSSVMVTDANGRRKWKRVNVKLEDHFHIAEMSSASSPSENSEFLRDYLTRLGMESLPHNRPLWEIHAIKYPTTEAAATLIFKLHHSLGDGYSLMGALLSCLERADDPSRPLTFPSIMTTRTSLGGESRLKCLRAVPKVFPLVYNTIREFAVSILKSTCLEDDLSPVRSGEDGVEFRPFVIATTSFSLDAIKQVKSWLQVTINDVICGMVFLGIHLYMQKHGNGSAGNRAKSTALVLLSTRVLQEYKTVQEMARPGSKSPWGNHFSFLHVTVPKFTNYDADNPLKFVHYAHKLIKRKRTSLAVYLTGQLLQFIKKIRGPEAAAKYMRSTLENSSMTITNLIGPIEQMALSQHPVKGLYYMVAGVPQSLAISVLSYTGKVRIAISAEKDFIDSQKLTFCINDALTMISQAASP encoded by the exons ATGTTGGAGGAGTCTGCAAGTTATAATGGAGGTGGTTCCGAGCCGGCAAGCCCGATTTCTCAGTACCTGAACAGCTCGGTACTGTCGATATCAATCCTGGGAGTTCTGGAGTTCGAAGTCCCGCTGGATGATTTGGAGTCACAAGTCATTCCGTTGCTCAGCAATGTCTTCCTTCCCCTCAGCCCCCGCTTCTCTTCCGTCATG GTTACTGATGCAAATGGgagaagaaaatggaagagGGTGAATGTGAAGCTGGAAGATCACTTCCACATTGCTGAAATGTCCTCTGCCTCTTCTCCATCTGAAAACAGCGAGTTCCTCCGGGATTACTTGACCCGGCTAGGGATGGAATCACTTCCGCATAACCGGCCCTTGTGGGAGATCCATGCAATCAAGTACCCGACAACTGAGGCCGCTGCAACCCTAATATTCAAGCTTCATCACTCGCTCGGCGATGGCTACTCTCTAATGGGTGCTCTCCTGTCTTGCCTAGAAAGAGCCGATGACCCTTCTCGACCATTAACTTTTCCATCTATTATGACGACTCGAACTTCTTTGGGTGGAGAGAGTAGGCTAAAATGTTTAAGAGCGGTGCCTAAGGTGTTCCCTTTGGTGTACAACACGATAAGGGAGTTCGCTGTAAGCATCTTGAAGAGCACGTGTTTGGAAGATGACTTGAGCCCGGTTCGTTCCGGGGAGGATGGGGTTGAGTTCAGGCCATTTGTGATCGCCACAACGAGTTTCTCCCTAGATGCTATCAAGCAAGTCAAGTCTTGGCTCCAAGTG ACCATCAATGATGTCATCTGTGGAATGGTCTTCCTAGGGATCCACTTGTATATGCAAAAGCATGGCAATGGATCAGCCGGTAATCGTGCAAAATCAACGGCCTTGGTTCTTCTAAGCACCCGGGTCCTCCAAGAGTACAAAACAGTTCAGGAGATGGCTCGACCTGGATCTAAATCTCCATGGGGGAACCATTTCAGTTTCTTGCATGTCACAGTACCTAAATTCACCAATTATGATGCCGATAATCCCCTGAAGTTCGTTCACTATGCGCATAAGTTGATTAAGAGGAAAAGAACCTCCCTTGCAGTTTATCTCACCGGTCAGCTGCTACagtttataaagaaaatcagagGTCCCGAG GCAGCAGCTAAGTATATGCGCAGTACGCTTGAGAATTCGAGCATGACGATAACAAATTTGATCGGCCCCATTGAGCAAATGGCACTATCTCAGCATCCTGTCAAAGGACTCTACTACATGGTTGCCGGAGTTCCCCAG AGCCTGGCAATATCTGTACTAAGCTATACAGGGAAAGTGAGGATAGCAATTTCAGCAGAGAAAGATTTCATAGACTCTCAGAAGCTTACGTTCTGCATCAATGATGCCTTAACAATGATCTCCCAAGCTGCCTCCCCATAA